From one bacterium genomic stretch:
- a CDS encoding DUF5664 domain-containing protein, whose amino-acid sequence MMKIETDPTGLAPNQPGAKLDAGKNRLGLVIFGFSRALQEVGRVGTYGANKYTDNGWVDVSNGEQRYTDAMLRHLLREATGEEFDPDTGLLHAAHAAWNALARLDLLLRDPQL is encoded by the coding sequence ATGATGAAGATCGAAACCGACCCCACTGGCCTGGCACCAAACCAGCCCGGGGCGAAGCTGGACGCCGGAAAAAATCGGCTGGGGCTGGTGATATTCGGATTTTCGCGGGCGCTGCAAGAGGTGGGCCGGGTTGGCACCTATGGCGCCAACAAATACACCGACAACGGCTGGGTTGATGTGTCGAATGGCGAGCAGCGCTACACGGATGCCATGCTGCGCCACCTGTTGCGCGAGGCCACCGGCGAGGAATTCGACCCGGATACCGGGCTGCTCCATGCCGCACACGCGGCCTGGAATGCGCTAGCGCGTCTCGACCTGCTCTTACGGGATCCGCAGCTGTGA
- a CDS encoding HNH endonuclease signature motif containing protein has product MKTGRSPQYWTPEEIAILRELYPWMRSADIGARLGRSRTMVLAKAWAIGLRKTKEAISDMTEKAMADPNHGGRRSQFKAGEEPWNKGQHYSPGGRSVETRFKPGQVAVNWAPIGTERLRTDGYLERKMTDTGVTRRDFVLVHHLVWRAAGRDIPHNHVVTFKDGDKMNFDLDNLELISRADNMRRNSVHNYGPEIASLYQLQGAIKRQINKRQGKSK; this is encoded by the coding sequence GTGAAAACCGGCCGCTCCCCCCAATACTGGACGCCGGAAGAGATCGCCATCCTGCGCGAACTCTACCCCTGGATGCGCTCGGCCGACATCGGCGCCCGCCTTGGCCGTAGCCGCACCATGGTGCTCGCCAAAGCCTGGGCCATCGGGCTGCGCAAGACGAAAGAGGCCATCTCCGATATGACCGAAAAGGCCATGGCCGACCCCAATCACGGCGGGCGGCGCAGCCAGTTCAAGGCCGGCGAAGAGCCCTGGAACAAGGGCCAGCACTACAGCCCGGGCGGCCGCTCGGTCGAAACCCGCTTCAAGCCAGGCCAGGTCGCCGTCAATTGGGCGCCGATCGGCACCGAGCGCCTGAGAACCGACGGCTACCTTGAACGCAAGATGACCGACACCGGCGTCACCCGCCGTGATTTCGTGCTGGTCCATCACCTTGTCTGGCGAGCTGCTGGCCGAGACATCCCGCACAACCATGTCGTCACCTTCAAGGACGGCGACAAAATGAATTTCGACCTCGACAACCTCGAGCTGATCAGCCGCGCCGACAACATGCGCCGAAACAGCGTGCACAACTACGGCCCGGAAATCGCCTCGCTCTATCAACTGCAGGGCGCCATCAAGCGCCAGATCAACAAACGGCAAGGAAAATCCAAATGA